One part of the Acetoanaerobium sticklandii genome encodes these proteins:
- a CDS encoding NAD(P)/FAD-dependent oxidoreductase, with the protein MKKIVIIGAGPSGMMAALYASKQSSSVTLLDKNKILGKKLLITGGGRCNITSNLPLSDFYSHITSNEKFLYSSFNFFGKDELLEMFKSEGVKFKSEGQKIYPVSNRADEILSVLEKLLIESKVDIKLNEDVSDIIIQDSKVLGVKTDKNLYTSDCVVVCSGGCSYPLTGSDGKLFSILKKLGIKTTELYPALVPLKTSMTSNLAGISLDDVILTSKHGKKLYSTRGSMIFTHNGISGPAVLDLSSYISSYKLSDISLFIDFLPDISSDKITDILYEKSKKNLYNRFKGYLPTELIKTILPDIDADKIFNLKKAQANELVGNLKSYNVEVTGFGKLSEGIVTKGGVDLKKVNPSTLESRIVKGLYFAGEVLDLDANTGGYNLQIAFSTGALSGYSASI; encoded by the coding sequence TTGAAAAAGATAGTTATAATTGGCGCAGGACCATCAGGTATGATGGCTGCGCTTTATGCTTCGAAACAAAGTTCAAGTGTAACACTGCTTGATAAGAATAAAATTTTAGGTAAAAAATTGCTTATAACAGGTGGAGGCAGATGCAATATTACTAGCAATCTGCCTCTAAGTGATTTTTATTCTCATATTACTAGCAATGAAAAATTTCTTTATAGCTCATTTAATTTTTTTGGAAAAGATGAGCTTTTGGAAATGTTTAAAAGTGAAGGTGTTAAATTTAAATCTGAAGGGCAAAAAATATATCCAGTAAGCAATAGGGCAGATGAGATTTTATCTGTGTTAGAAAAGCTGCTCATTGAAAGTAAAGTAGATATTAAGCTAAACGAAGACGTATCTGACATAATAATCCAAGATTCCAAAGTATTGGGTGTGAAAACGGATAAAAATTTATATACTTCGGACTGCGTTGTTGTGTGTTCAGGTGGATGCAGTTATCCTTTAACAGGCTCTGATGGAAAGCTATTTTCTATTTTAAAAAAGCTAGGTATAAAAACAACTGAATTATATCCAGCTCTAGTTCCACTAAAAACTTCCATGACTTCAAACTTAGCGGGGATATCATTAGATGATGTTATACTAACTTCAAAGCATGGTAAAAAACTATACTCAACTAGAGGCTCTATGATATTTACTCATAATGGAATTAGTGGACCTGCGGTGTTAGATTTGAGCAGCTATATATCTAGCTATAAGCTAAGCGATATAAGTTTATTCATAGATTTTTTACCAGACATATCTAGCGATAAAATTACTGACATACTATATGAAAAGTCGAAGAAGAATCTTTACAATAGATTCAAGGGATATCTTCCAACTGAGCTTATTAAAACAATACTTCCAGATATAGATGCAGATAAGATTTTTAATTTGAAAAAAGCTCAAGCAAATGAATTAGTTGGCAATTTAAAATCATATAATGTCGAAGTAACTGGGTTTGGAAAGCTCTCTGAAGGGATAGTTACAAAAGGAGGCGTAGATTTAAAAAAAGTAAATCCATCAACCTTAGAATCTAGAATTGTAAAGGGTCTTTATTTTGCGGGAGAAGTGCTTGATTTAGATGCTAATACGGGAGGATATAACCTGCAAATAGCATTTTCTACAGGGGCACTAAGTGGTTATAGCGCATCAATTTGA
- a CDS encoding aminopeptidase, giving the protein MALKHESKNVWKNLKENELDLVMDYANRYMAFLDNSKTERRCANEIIKLAKNNGFEDYNEVLKTGKIEPGTKIYLNNKEKSVALVVIGKQSLESGMNIVGSHIDAPRLDLKPFPLYEDGNMALLKTHYYGGVKKYQWTCIPLSLHGIVFTKDGNKIDISIGENQDEPVFYINDLLIHLSADQMQKKLSEGITGEQLNVVVGHRPMISIDSEEKEIKDPVKENILHILNEKYGIIEEDFMLAEFEIVPADKARHVGLDSSMISAHGHDDRVCAYAGLEAIFDVEIPEITAVSLFVDKEEIGSVGNTSMESKFFENMIAELIALQGEYSDLKVRRAFANSKVLSADVTVGFDPTFPEVLDKKNAAMIGHGVTISKYTGARGKGGCNDANAEYLAYVRKVFEQNEVIWQIGELGKVDQGGGGTIAYILAQYGAEVVDCGVPMLSMHAPLELVSKADIYMTYRAYSSFLK; this is encoded by the coding sequence ATGGCGTTGAAACATGAATCGAAAAATGTTTGGAAAAATTTAAAAGAAAATGAACTTGACTTAGTTATGGATTATGCAAATCGCTATATGGCATTTCTAGATAATTCTAAAACTGAAAGACGTTGTGCTAATGAAATCATAAAATTAGCTAAAAATAATGGCTTTGAAGATTATAATGAAGTTCTAAAAACAGGAAAGATCGAACCTGGAACTAAGATATATCTCAATAATAAAGAAAAGTCAGTAGCACTTGTAGTTATAGGAAAACAAAGCTTAGAATCTGGAATGAATATTGTTGGTTCGCATATCGATGCGCCACGACTTGATTTAAAGCCATTTCCACTTTATGAAGATGGGAATATGGCATTATTAAAAACACATTATTATGGTGGAGTTAAGAAATATCAGTGGACATGCATACCACTTAGCCTACATGGAATAGTATTTACTAAAGATGGAAATAAAATAGATATTTCTATTGGAGAGAATCAAGATGAGCCAGTGTTTTATATTAATGATTTACTAATTCATTTATCAGCTGACCAAATGCAAAAGAAATTATCTGAAGGAATAACAGGTGAGCAATTAAATGTTGTTGTAGGCCATAGACCTATGATTTCAATTGACAGCGAAGAAAAAGAAATTAAAGACCCAGTAAAAGAAAATATTCTACATATACTTAATGAAAAATACGGAATAATTGAAGAGGATTTTATGCTTGCAGAGTTTGAAATAGTTCCAGCAGATAAAGCAAGACATGTTGGACTTGATAGCTCTATGATTTCAGCTCACGGCCATGATGATAGAGTATGTGCATATGCTGGTTTAGAGGCTATATTTGATGTGGAAATCCCTGAGATTACTGCAGTTTCTTTATTTGTAGATAAAGAAGAGATAGGCTCAGTAGGAAACACTAGTATGGAATCTAAATTCTTTGAGAATATGATAGCTGAACTTATTGCCTTACAGGGAGAATATTCTGATCTAAAGGTAAGAAGAGCATTTGCTAACTCTAAAGTATTATCTGCAGACGTTACAGTTGGATTTGATCCTACATTCCCAGAAGTTTTAGATAAAAAGAATGCCGCTATGATTGGTCATGGAGTTACAATTTCAAAATATACTGGAGCAAGAGGCAAGGGTGGCTGTAATGATGCAAATGCTGAATACCTTGCATATGTAAGAAAAGTGTTTGAACAAAACGAGGTTATCTGGCAAATTGGTGAACTTGGAAAAGTTGATCAAGGCGGTGGTGGAACTATAGCTTATATTCTTGCGCAATATGGTGCAGAAGTAGTTGATTGTGGTGTTCCTATGCTTAGCATGCACGCACCTCTTGAGCTTGTAAGCAAAGCAGATATCTATATGACTTATAGAGCTTACAGCAGTTTCTTAAAATAG
- a CDS encoding lactate utilization protein has protein sequence MSIDNLIKNLRIRRFKAEFFVDRDELFKYIMKETNEDEKIGFGGSKTLDDLGLYEKFIDQGKEVFWHWKAEPNERLEVLKKAQHVDSYFSSTNAITLDGRLVNIDGNANRVASMIFGPKKVFIIAGENKIANDLDSALNRIKTIACPQNARRLERNLPCAVTGQCTDCRSDERMCNVTTIIEGNIPTTDIRICIVGENLGY, from the coding sequence TTGAGTATAGATAATTTAATTAAAAATCTAAGAATAAGAAGATTTAAAGCAGAGTTCTTTGTAGATAGAGATGAATTATTTAAATACATCATGAAGGAAACAAATGAGGATGAAAAAATAGGATTTGGTGGATCAAAAACATTAGATGACTTAGGTCTTTATGAGAAGTTCATAGATCAAGGAAAAGAAGTTTTTTGGCACTGGAAGGCTGAGCCAAATGAGAGACTCGAAGTGCTAAAGAAAGCTCAGCACGTAGATTCATATTTTTCAAGCACAAATGCGATTACCTTAGATGGCAGACTTGTGAATATCGACGGTAATGCAAACAGAGTTGCGTCTATGATTTTTGGGCCTAAAAAAGTTTTTATAATAGCTGGAGAAAATAAAATTGCGAATGATTTAGATAGCGCTCTGAATCGTATTAAAACTATTGCATGCCCTCAAAATGCAAGAAGACTTGAAAGAAACTTGCCTTGTGCAGTGACAGGACAATGTACTGACTGTAGAAGTGATGAAAGAATGTGTAATGTAACAACTATAATTGAAGGAAATATCCCTACTACCGATATTAGGATATGTATAGTTGGAGAAAATTTAGGTTATTAG
- a CDS encoding double-cubane-cluster-containing anaerobic reductase — MEIRKDLPEIFEDFSEARRNGFISAKQFKDQNKPMIGTFCTYMPQELPLAMGAAVVSLCATSDETIADAEVDLPRNLCPLIKSSYGFGKTDKCPYFYFSDLVVGETTCDGKKKMYEHMGQFKDVYVMQLPNTQFGDQAFELWKSEIVKLKELLEEKFDVEITEDAIKSAINLKNRERSALKDFYSLGKLNPPAISGGDILKVLYGSTFKFNREDTIEEVKNLTSRILDEYNSGKKLDSKPRILITGCPIGGVTEKVVKAIEDNGAYVVFFENCMGAKAIEENVSEDNNDVYAALAEKYLSIGCSCMTPNPNRITMLNKAIDEYKVDAVVDVLLQACHTYSVETLTIKQFVNKEKNIPYMSIETDYSTSDVGQLNTRMSAFIEML; from the coding sequence ATGGAAATAAGAAAAGACTTACCAGAAATTTTTGAGGATTTTTCTGAAGCAAGAAGAAATGGATTTATTTCTGCAAAACAATTCAAAGATCAAAATAAACCAATGATTGGAACATTTTGTACATATATGCCTCAAGAACTACCACTTGCTATGGGAGCAGCAGTAGTTTCTTTATGTGCGACATCTGACGAAACTATAGCTGATGCTGAGGTTGATTTACCGAGAAATCTCTGTCCACTTATTAAGTCAAGTTATGGTTTTGGAAAAACAGACAAATGTCCATATTTTTATTTTTCTGATTTAGTAGTAGGAGAGACAACCTGTGATGGTAAAAAGAAAATGTACGAGCATATGGGGCAGTTTAAAGATGTATATGTGATGCAGCTTCCTAATACTCAGTTTGGAGATCAGGCATTTGAGCTGTGGAAAAGTGAAATAGTAAAATTAAAAGAGTTACTAGAGGAAAAATTTGATGTTGAAATAACTGAAGATGCAATAAAATCAGCTATTAATTTAAAAAATAGAGAGCGTTCAGCTCTTAAGGATTTTTATTCTCTTGGAAAACTAAATCCACCAGCAATTTCAGGAGGAGATATTTTAAAAGTTCTTTATGGTTCAACATTTAAGTTTAATAGAGAAGACACTATTGAAGAAGTAAAAAATCTTACAAGTCGAATTTTAGATGAGTATAATTCTGGGAAGAAGCTAGACTCAAAACCTAGAATATTAATTACAGGCTGTCCAATTGGAGGAGTAACTGAAAAGGTTGTAAAAGCAATCGAAGACAATGGTGCTTATGTTGTTTTCTTTGAAAACTGTATGGGAGCTAAAGCTATTGAAGAAAATGTATCAGAAGATAATAACGATGTTTATGCTGCTCTTGCTGAGAAATATCTTTCAATAGGCTGTTCATGCATGACTCCTAACCCTAATAGGATAACTATGCTTAATAAAGCTATAGATGAATATAAGGTAGATGCAGTTGTAGATGTTTTATTGCAAGCCTGTCATACCTATAGCGTTGAAACTCTTACAATCAAGCAATTTGTAAATAAAGAAAAAAATATTCCGTATATGAGTATAGAAACTGATTATTCTACATCTGATGTAGGACAGCTTAATACTAGAATGTCGGCGTTTATAGAGATGCTATAG
- a CDS encoding HD-GYP domain-containing protein, with protein sequence MYRNNKILLDTSDVINIFNEKLRHMLDKNFYFGLDSRLSEVLRENMYEKLASIFTSLMKNIDFSNNIFLIKNANIDLLEHSINTALYSGIIASFMNLPNSNIKNTIMGGALHDIGKIFEEEAFGLKNTVFFDEDDESIYTHVLRGKQHIDSFSDISEDAKKIILEHHEHYDGSGHPNGIDFEKISLLSRIVSIANVYDAMNNKNGENGIFAPYDSVEYIMAYSGTMFDYDIVKVFFKKIIPYPIGTLVRLSDGRVGVVERIPDGFLFRPVIKIVKQLDTRIIMEEVSLMDNPSITVKAILEKTPNPSVQSYLKHGFN encoded by the coding sequence ATGTATAGAAATAATAAGATATTGTTAGATACTAGCGACGTTATTAATATTTTTAATGAAAAATTGAGACATATGTTAGATAAAAATTTTTATTTTGGATTGGACTCGAGATTGTCTGAAGTTTTACGCGAAAATATGTATGAAAAATTGGCATCAATTTTTACTTCTTTGATGAAAAATATAGATTTTTCGAATAATATTTTTTTAATAAAAAATGCTAACATTGATTTGTTAGAGCACAGCATTAACACAGCCTTATATTCGGGAATTATTGCATCATTTATGAACCTTCCAAATAGCAATATTAAAAATACTATTATGGGAGGGGCTCTTCATGATATTGGAAAAATTTTTGAAGAGGAAGCCTTTGGACTGAAAAATACAGTATTTTTTGATGAAGATGATGAAAGTATTTATACTCATGTTTTAAGAGGTAAACAGCATATAGATAGCTTTTCGGATATCAGCGAAGATGCAAAAAAAATAATATTAGAGCATCATGAGCATTATGACGGCTCTGGTCACCCAAATGGAATAGACTTTGAAAAAATTTCTTTACTAAGTAGAATAGTTTCAATTGCTAATGTATACGATGCAATGAACAATAAGAATGGAGAGAATGGAATTTTTGCTCCCTATGATTCTGTAGAGTATATTATGGCTTATTCAGGAACCATGTTCGATTACGACATAGTAAAGGTTTTTTTTAAGAAAATAATTCCATATCCTATAGGAACTTTAGTTAGATTAAGCGATGGTAGGGTTGGAGTAGTGGAAAGAATTCCTGATGGCTTCTTATTTAGACCTGTAATAAAAATAGTAAAACAATTAGATACAAGAATCATTATGGAAGAAGTATCTTTGATGGATAATCCTTCAATTACTGTTAAGGCAATTTTGGAAAAAACTCCTAACCCTTCAGTACAGTCATATTTAAAACATGGATTTAATTAA
- a CDS encoding asparaginase gives MKPKVAIIFTGGTISMTVDEKVGAAIPTLTGSQILSMVSNIDKLAEIEVIEYAEIPGPHMTIDRLMEIRSLIQDLVKRNDISGVIITHGTDSLEETAYFLDLTINTPKPVVVVGAMRNSSELGYDGPSNLAAAVCTAISPLAMNKGVLVVLNNEVNLAMEVTKTNTLSLNTFQSPYGAIGTIDTNDLIVHRDIVTKQFIDTDTIENNVYLIKSYLDMDDSLINCAVNAGAKGIVIEAMGRGNLPPKALAGVKYALKNNVVVVIVSRCPSGRVMESYGYEGGGKDLTSMGVVLGGELNGQKARLKLMVALGYTDDIDEIRNIFKIS, from the coding sequence ATGAAACCAAAAGTGGCAATTATATTTACAGGTGGAACTATTTCTATGACCGTAGACGAAAAAGTAGGAGCAGCAATTCCTACATTAACTGGTAGCCAAATCCTTTCTATGGTATCAAACATAGACAAGCTAGCAGAAATTGAAGTAATTGAGTATGCTGAAATTCCTGGTCCTCATATGACTATAGATAGATTAATGGAAATTCGCTCATTGATTCAAGATTTAGTGAAAAGAAATGATATAAGTGGAGTCATAATAACACATGGAACAGATTCCCTTGAAGAAACTGCATATTTTCTTGACTTAACGATTAATACACCTAAACCAGTAGTTGTTGTGGGTGCTATGAGAAACAGTTCAGAGCTTGGATATGATGGTCCAAGCAATTTAGCTGCAGCAGTTTGTACTGCGATATCTCCTCTTGCTATGAACAAGGGAGTCTTAGTAGTATTAAACAACGAAGTTAACCTTGCAATGGAAGTTACAAAAACTAATACCTTGTCACTTAATACCTTTCAGTCTCCATATGGTGCAATTGGAACAATTGATACAAATGATTTAATCGTACATAGAGATATAGTAACAAAACAATTTATCGATACTGATACCATAGAAAATAATGTCTATCTAATTAAATCCTATTTAGACATGGATGATTCTCTTATAAATTGTGCTGTAAATGCCGGAGCAAAAGGAATAGTAATAGAAGCAATGGGAAGAGGTAATTTGCCTCCAAAGGCCTTAGCTGGAGTTAAGTATGCCCTAAAAAATAATGTAGTAGTAGTTATAGTATCTAGATGCCCTTCAGGTAGAGTTATGGAATCTTATGGATATGAAGGTGGGGGAAAGGATTTGACCTCTATGGGAGTAGTTCTAGGCGGCGAGCTAAATGGTCAAAAAGCAAGACTTAAGCTAATGGTAGCACTTGGATATACCGATGATATTGATGAAATTAGAAATATTTTTAAAATATCTTAA
- a CDS encoding acyl-CoA dehydratase activase, with the protein MLIVGIDSGSTTTKGVLFENNSIIKTLIEPTGYNPKSTMMSIHSELTKGKEAFTVTTGYGRNLLENADKSITEITCHAKGAAYLCNGIDAVIDIGGQDSKAIMLSSDGQVIDFLMNDKCAAGTGRFIEVMMKILHKDIGHIDSFIKDKTAVKISSMCTVFAESEVISLLANNNDPGNIAKGIIDSICIRTSNFAKKMPINSKSKVFFSGGLAKSNEVRLLLAEKLNCEVVTHEYAQYVGAIGAAVIGNQKANKIIM; encoded by the coding sequence ATGTTAATTGTAGGAATTGATTCTGGCTCTACTACCACAAAAGGAGTTTTGTTTGAAAATAATTCAATTATAAAAACTCTTATTGAGCCAACTGGCTATAATCCAAAGAGTACGATGATGAGTATACACTCAGAACTGACTAAGGGAAAAGAAGCCTTTACTGTAACAACTGGATATGGCAGGAACTTACTTGAAAATGCCGATAAATCTATTACGGAGATAACTTGTCATGCAAAGGGTGCTGCTTATCTATGTAATGGAATTGATGCAGTAATCGACATTGGAGGTCAAGATAGTAAAGCAATCATGCTAAGCTCTGATGGCCAAGTTATAGATTTTCTTATGAATGATAAGTGCGCAGCAGGAACTGGCAGGTTTATTGAAGTAATGATGAAAATACTTCATAAAGACATTGGACATATAGATAGCTTTATCAAGGATAAAACTGCTGTTAAGATTTCGAGTATGTGTACAGTTTTTGCAGAGAGTGAAGTGATTAGTCTTTTAGCTAATAATAATGATCCAGGAAATATAGCAAAGGGAATTATTGATTCTATTTGTATTAGAACTTCAAATTTTGCAAAAAAAATGCCAATCAATTCTAAATCTAAAGTATTTTTTAGTGGAGGCCTTGCTAAGAGCAATGAAGTAAGATTACTATTAGCTGAAAAGCTAAATTGCGAAGTGGTGACTCATGAATATGCTCAGTATGTTGGAGCAATTGGGGCAGCTGTTATTGGCAATCAAAAAGCAAATAAAATAATAATGTAG
- a CDS encoding chorismate mutase — translation MKDLKTYRAQIDEIDKKLIDLFEQRLDIVTNIDKVKKNNDIPIVNELREAEVISQAIFNLNNKAYSDEITEYMKAIIAISRKLQLKSKDTGN, via the coding sequence TTGAAAGATTTAAAAACATATAGGGCCCAAATAGATGAAATTGACAAAAAGCTGATTGATTTGTTTGAGCAAAGGTTAGATATAGTAACAAATATCGATAAGGTTAAAAAAAATAATGATATACCTATTGTAAATGAGCTTAGAGAAGCAGAAGTGATAAGCCAAGCAATCTTTAACTTAAATAATAAGGCTTATAGTGATGAGATAACTGAGTATATGAAAGCTATAATTGCAATATCTAGAAAGCTACAACTTAAATCAAAGGATACAGGAAATTAA
- a CDS encoding selenium metabolism-associated LysR family transcriptional regulator, whose amino-acid sequence MDFRQLESFIAIAKNKSFSKAARELYLTQPTLSNHMQNLEKELGTFLLNRTNREISLTRAGEIFYDYAQKILSLKDTAQYNLGEYVGKIEGTLTINASTIPEQYIIPSLLTDFSSLYPNITYKVNHLDSFEIVESLKDCKIPFGFTGSFFKDSSLEYLPIMKDDLVLITPVDFDNESDVVSLETLQTLPMVLREEGSGTRNLLSKELKRHKISIYDLKIKSMAENTQTIKSLVQAGLCCSIVSSKAIENELKLGLIKKYKVADLNLERNFYFVYSKERIFSHLEKNFIDYISSIYK is encoded by the coding sequence ATGGACTTTAGACAATTAGAATCTTTTATAGCTATTGCAAAAAATAAAAGTTTTTCTAAGGCTGCCCGTGAGCTTTACTTGACTCAGCCTACACTTAGCAATCATATGCAGAATTTAGAAAAAGAGCTAGGTACTTTTCTTCTCAATAGAACAAATAGAGAAATCTCGTTAACTAGAGCTGGCGAAATATTTTATGATTACGCACAAAAGATTTTATCTTTAAAAGACACTGCCCAGTATAACCTAGGCGAATATGTTGGAAAAATAGAAGGTACTCTTACTATAAATGCAAGTACTATACCAGAGCAATACATAATTCCTAGTCTTCTAACTGACTTTAGCTCCCTCTATCCAAATATTACATATAAGGTAAATCATCTAGATTCTTTTGAAATAGTAGAATCATTAAAAGATTGTAAGATTCCATTTGGGTTTACAGGCTCATTCTTTAAAGATTCATCTTTAGAATACCTTCCTATTATGAAAGATGATCTTGTTTTAATTACTCCAGTAGATTTTGATAATGAATCAGATGTAGTAAGCTTAGAAACTTTGCAAACTCTTCCAATGGTTTTAAGAGAGGAAGGCTCAGGAACTAGAAATCTTTTATCAAAAGAATTAAAAAGACATAAAATAAGTATCTATGATTTAAAAATTAAATCCATGGCAGAAAACACCCAAACAATAAAAAGCTTAGTTCAAGCTGGACTTTGCTGCTCTATTGTTTCATCCAAAGCTATTGAAAATGAACTTAAGCTTGGACTTATAAAAAAATATAAAGTTGCTGACTTGAATTTGGAAAGAAATTTTTATTTTGTTTATTCAAAAGAAAGAATTTTTTCTCACCTAGAAAAGAACTTTATTGATTATATTTCTTCTATTTACAAGTAA
- a CDS encoding cell division protein FtsA yields the protein MNTIDNQNKIFFCLDIGTRSIMGIVAEFIDDKLNIIHSVTEFHKDRVMLDGQIHDIEGVTKIARLVKEKLEFEIGYELKEVSIAAAGRSLKTIRTDSSIKIEPDVPVDKHILKSLEIEAIQKARQILVQQDENNHNYYNVGHTVINYMLDNSMIINPLGHKGSNLYIEIIATFLPQIVVDGLYKVMDNIGLDVGFMTLEPIAAIEAAVPNNIRLLNVALVDIGAGTSDIAITKDGTIAAYAMTSTAGDEITEMLAKTYLLDFDTAEAVKCNLCNSSEQSFNDILGINQSMSSADILDTIEPSIESVASEIAENIIKHNGKSPSAVFLIGGASQIPRLNNFIASKLELPKERVAMKTIEAIPNLIASKGMVNGPEGVTPIGIILCTSKNKRNDFIEVRVNDSKVKMFRSKKLKISDAIILAGFDPIDLIPRKGKSLKIYVNNTEKLITGEYGKEANIFLNGKIANLDSDINDGDSIIIDPAIQGKNAKIYLNQILDEKDVVYLKKEPKNRIVDVTLNGQSIDAWDCELNDNDKIDYKYLYSVKDLFDYYNIGEIDSILVNDKLSELTSPLVSGCEIDFTNEYENLQAYDIDEEELEETKENYFENFTIDIKSDNITDQHNKVYNDIGQTRDLVYSTFKIKYNDELIELEPKKSKLLFIDIFDYIDFDRTKANGKLLLLHNGSQADFMKELKNGDEVVIKWI from the coding sequence ATGAATACCATAGATAACCAAAATAAAATATTTTTTTGTCTTGATATAGGAACTAGAAGCATAATGGGTATAGTAGCAGAGTTTATTGACGATAAGCTGAATATTATCCATAGTGTAACTGAATTTCATAAAGATAGAGTTATGCTTGACGGGCAAATTCATGATATTGAGGGCGTAACCAAAATAGCAAGATTAGTAAAAGAAAAGCTAGAATTTGAAATTGGATATGAATTAAAGGAAGTATCTATAGCTGCGGCAGGAAGATCATTAAAAACAATTAGAACAGATTCAAGTATCAAAATAGAGCCTGATGTACCTGTAGACAAACATATACTAAAGAGCTTAGAAATAGAGGCTATCCAAAAAGCTAGACAAATACTTGTTCAGCAAGATGAAAATAACCATAACTATTATAATGTAGGTCATACAGTTATAAATTATATGCTTGATAATTCAATGATAATTAACCCACTTGGTCATAAAGGCTCAAATCTGTATATTGAAATTATCGCTACTTTTCTACCTCAAATTGTAGTTGATGGGCTTTATAAGGTTATGGATAATATAGGTTTAGATGTGGGATTCATGACTCTAGAGCCTATTGCAGCCATAGAAGCAGCTGTGCCAAATAATATAAGATTATTAAATGTTGCACTTGTAGATATTGGAGCTGGAACATCAGATATTGCAATTACAAAAGATGGTACAATTGCGGCCTATGCTATGACCTCTACAGCTGGAGATGAAATTACAGAAATGTTAGCAAAGACGTATCTTTTAGATTTTGATACTGCTGAAGCTGTAAAATGTAATTTATGTAATAGCAGTGAGCAATCATTTAATGACATTTTGGGCATCAATCAAAGTATGTCATCAGCTGACATCCTAGATACTATAGAACCATCTATTGAAAGTGTAGCATCAGAGATAGCTGAAAATATAATAAAACATAATGGTAAGTCTCCTAGTGCAGTATTTTTGATTGGTGGAGCCAGCCAAATACCTAGACTGAATAATTTCATTGCATCAAAGCTGGAGCTTCCAAAAGAAAGAGTTGCAATGAAAACTATTGAGGCTATCCCAAATTTGATTGCATCAAAAGGTATGGTAAATGGGCCAGAAGGAGTTACCCCTATTGGTATAATTTTGTGCACATCAAAAAATAAGAGAAATGATTTTATAGAAGTAAGAGTCAATGACTCTAAAGTAAAAATGTTTAGAAGTAAAAAGCTCAAAATTAGTGATGCTATAATTTTAGCTGGATTTGATCCAATTGACCTTATACCAAGAAAAGGTAAGTCCTTAAAAATTTATGTTAATAATACTGAGAAGTTAATTACAGGCGAGTACGGCAAGGAAGCAAATATATTTTTAAATGGAAAAATTGCAAACTTAGATTCTGACATCAACGATGGAGATAGTATAATAATAGATCCTGCTATTCAGGGTAAAAATGCTAAGATTTATTTAAATCAAATTTTGGATGAAAAAGATGTAGTGTATTTAAAAAAAGAACCTAAAAATAGAATAGTAGATGTTACATTAAATGGCCAAAGCATAGATGCTTGGGATTGTGAGTTAAATGACAATGACAAGATAGATTATAAATATTTGTACTCAGTCAAAGACTTATTTGATTACTATAATATTGGTGAGATAGATAGCATATTAGTAAACGATAAGCTGTCTGAGCTTACATCTCCTCTTGTTTCTGGATGTGAAATAGATTTTACGAATGAGTATGAGAATTTACAAGCTTATGATATTGATGAAGAAGAATTAGAAGAAACTAAAGAAAATTATTTTGAGAACTTTACAATCGATATCAAAAGCGACAACATAACAGATCAACATAATAAGGTGTATAATGATATTGGGCAAACTAGAGATTTAGTATATTCAACGTTTAAGATTAAATATAATGATGAGCTAATAGAACTAGAGCCTAAAAAATCAAAATTACTATTTATTGATATTTTTGATTATATAGATTTTGATAGAACTAAGGCAAATGGAAAGCTGCTTTTGCTTCATAATGGAAGTCAAGCTGATTTTATGAAGGAGCTAAAAAATGGCGATGAAGTTGTTATAAAATGGATATAG